The Coccidioides posadasii str. Silveira chromosome 3, complete sequence genome contains a region encoding:
- a CDS encoding uncharacterized protein (EggNog:ENOG410PQQU~COG:S~BUSCO:4514at33183) — MVSASATTLITFMLRTPPNTSSVKLLGSWDNFSKEYTMERDTRIGADHWRGCHVFTNIICDGNLTATQPGRDGGLKMGGTYWYYYRLDNDVDYYDEAEPWTTSCPLLPGQPINVLNVPIHLPSIDTRRHKRETSMASQRSIPQTMNPDDKYLNPRPPPRPKLPRLLTSTGATRIRDALTSPILASPQHPVHGRSASHPRELAERRRLRVPAKLNLDMSPSSESSTRSNALRTALWNFKPPRSGGKDEDNGKPWRMNESESNRGNRVDYSRGRSPRGNASSPSHNWPAAARSAQNLNVPAERYGERRAVSPCGSELKSRRNRSPLRAPVRFDKSPLAAIPSRGISPDRGDSRASREELDPDDPPSLVVPCKLDIGSTVNLNEKRLPTLPNSPSSVLDEELHRIGAFRSPMLDMEALQSHFSASTAASPDTSPDSFLHPNVSHFSECSTDTDAVSPSSMTSSSTFYNDSSLSSNQSVGTSEASEPPLTDKTLPNFAGLRITDDFNLSLPRICKNDIPSSPTPVAEESLPNFRVSGLHITKKPQTAYGPVSDLKAHSHDRQVLDSGLPTPRASGMQLKPEVEAGGARLPSLHVQTMMQELMDELSYLGNMINVNGKGRH; from the exons ATGGTTTCGGCATCTGCAACAACCCTAATAACATTTATGCT CCGAACCCCGCCGAATACAAGTTCGGTGAAGCTACTTGGGTCGTGGGACAATTTCTCGAAAGAGTACACCATGGAAAGGGACACAAGAATCGGAGCGGACCATTGGAGAGGATGCCACGTATTCACAAATATAATCTGCGATGGTAATCTCACTGCTACACAGCCGGGTCGTGACGGTGGGCTGAAGATGGGCGGCACATATTGGTACTAC TATCGTCTTGACAACGATGTTGATTACTATGATGAAGCTGAGCCGTGGACCACTTCCTGTCCGCTTCTTCCTGGCCAACCAATCAATGTCCTGAATGTCCCAATCCATCTCCCTTCGATCGACACCCGACGGCATAAACGTGAGACCAGCATGGCATCGCAGCGCTCAATTCCCCAGACGATGAACCCCGATGACAAATATCTTAACCCCAGGCCTCCACCGCGACCAAAGCTTCCTCGTCTCCTTACATCCACGGGGGCCACTCGTATTCGTGACGCATTGACTTCACCTATATTAGCTTCACCTCAGCATCCAGTTCACGGGAGGAGTGCATCACACCCGCGAGAGCTTGCAGAACGTCGAAGGTTACGGGTTCCTGCAAAATTGAACCTGGATATGAGTCCCTCATCCGAATCTTCGACAAGGAGTAATGCTCTTCGGACTGCTCTTTGGAACTTTAAACCCCCTCGCTCAGGTGGAAAGGATGAAGACAATGGTAAACCGTGGCGCATGAATGAATCAGAGAGCAATCGAGGTAATAGGGTCGACTATTCCAGAGGGAGGAGCCCTCGAGGCAATGCGTCATCCCCTTCGCATAACTGGCCGGCAGCTGCGCGTTCAGCGCAAAACCTGAACGTCCCAGCCGAAAGGTACGGGGAGAGGAGGGCTGTCTCGCCCTGCGGAAGCGAACTCAAATCTCGAAGAAATCGATCCCCCTTAAGAGCCCCAGTCAGGTTTGACAAAAGCCCTCTAGCCGCAATTCCATCTCGTGGCATTAGTCCGGACCGAGGAGATTCCAGAGCGTCCAGAGAAGAGCTTGACCCAGATGATCCGCCATCGTTGGTCGTGCCTTGCAAATTGGACATCGGAAGCACTGTAAATCTGAATGAGAAGCGGCTGCCTACACTTCCGAACAGTCCGTCGTCGGTCCTCGATGAAGAGCTACATAGAATAGGTGCCTTCCGATCCCCTATGCTCGATATGGAAGCCTTGCAAAGCCACTTTTCGGCATCTACTGCCGCATCTCCGGATACATCACCCGACTCCTTCCTACATCCTAATGTCAGTCACTTCTCGGAATGCAGCACCGACACCGACGCTGTATCGCCGAGTTCAATGACTTCCAGTTCGACGTTTTATAATGATAGCTCTCTGTCTTCTAACCAGAGCGTTGGGACCAGCGAGGCTTCAGAGCCTCCGCTCACTGACAAAACTCTCCCAAATTTTGCCGGTTTACGTATCACCGACGATTTTAACCTGTCTTTACCTCGTATCTGCAAAAACGACATTCCATCGTCTCCCACCCCCGTCGCAGAAGAGTCTTTACCTAATTTTCGGGTCTCGGGGCTGCATATTACTAAGAAGCCACAAACTGCGTATGGTCCGGTCTCAGACTTGAAAGCACATTCTCACGATCGACAGGTGCTGGACTCTGGGCTTCCAACACCGCGAGCTAGTGGAATGCAGTTAAAACCGGAGGTGGAAGCAGGCGGTGCCCGACTTCCTTCACTCCATGTGCAGACCATGATGCAAGAACTGATGGACGAGTTGAGCTATTTAGGAAATATGATCAATGTTAATGGGAAAGGCAGACATTGA
- a CDS encoding uncharacterized protein (EggNog:ENOG410Q5DA) produces MASTIDQTGSEHQVPSNKKMKTQAKRKQKKTRKRADSAQKYSTPKWEGNNKHTGFINQNEMSHVALYDINEGVIVDENGYYWHMGYTGYGFQDGEEVASGCPGPCCCADCQKYYGFYPANPQPWYACWPHEFYAPVSNNNAFMVPVTATGGSRLRAEAPEFVPAYQSFSSGDSEVAIQVDTLGRTDGTATAERMTEEPTLRRNITI; encoded by the exons ATGGCTTCGACAATTGACCAGACTGGGTCTGAACATCAAGTACCCTCAAACAAGAAAATGAAGACACAAGCCAAAAGAAAG caaaaaaagacTCGAAAGCGAGCAGATAGTGCTCAGAAGTATTCTACCCCAAAATGGGAGGGAAATAATAAACATACTGGATTTATCAATCAGAATGAGATGTCCCATGTGGCACTATATGACATCAATGAAGGCGTCATTGTGGATGAAAACGGGTACTATTGGCATATGGGATATACTGGGTACGGCTTCCAAGATGGAGAGGAAGTCGCCAGCGGCTGCCCCGGGCCATGTTGCTGTGCCGACTgccagaaatactatggaTTCTACCCGGCT AATCCGCAACCTTGGTATGCATGTTGGCCGCATGAATTCTACGCTCCCGTGTCCAACAACAATGCGTTTATGGTTCCGGTAACAGCTACTGGAGGATCACGTCTTCGCGCTGAAGCACCTGAATTTGTTCCTGCATATCAATCTTTTTCGTCAGGCGATAGTGAAGTTGCAATTCAAGTCGATACACTGGGCCGGACGGACGGTACTGCTACTGCAGAGAGAATGACCGAGGAACCGACGCTGAGACGCAACATCACCATTTAA
- a CDS encoding uncharacterized protein (EggNog:ENOG410PWIG~COG:S) has protein sequence MVYCGKPSKGCHRCRRRKIRCDQSEPSCGQCLRANHICPGYRDQLDLLFRDETPKVTRKARTTSKHAALGRFQSSVADQSSAIVEISRPEQVPPIPARPYQMTNGTDPFSSRPLSLDLKHQALCFFASSYAPPPRSFETDYLGYTPLGQNVIDNETLTICMTAVGLASLSNITKSRSMRLAAQEQYVHALALIHGRLQNQEHARSIVTLDAVMLLGMFEVIACRGARSLHTWRNHMSGAIALLKLRLEDLPNFRAFIQVRAQIISGCLLSETYCPPLVGNLFENDRPSIPSAQIITEKLTGLLAKVANLRASIKEGVVSSQFEILSMALGLRDRLLSFAQSLEKVYPFHKAGDQDRQCAFLSPEFVYGIHFDVYPDFYAASIWNGYRAGRITLSAAISKYFSQLNKTSLHHPGWDEIKAKVGNDIREIQQLARDICASVPFTLGMIHWDSNTVSVKSTSTNALGGFYMLWPLYLAAEATDTMPEIQAWAARQLEYIGHSLGINQALWMASIIKEKSAIDEVLASESLADSDL, from the exons ATGGTCTACTGTGGGAAGCCGAGCAAGGGTTGTCATCGGTGTAGACGCAGGAAAATCAGA TGCGATCAAAGCGAGCCCTCTTGTGGTCAATGCCTTCGCGCCAATCACATCTGTCCCGGCTACCGAGACCAGCTGGATCTTTTATTCCGAGATGAGACCCCAAAAGTAACAAGGAAGGCTCGCACGACCTCGAAGCATGCGGCTTTAGGCCGATTTCAAAGCTCAGTGGCAGATCAATCGTCCGCCATTGTGGAGATTTCCCGGCCCGAACAAGTTCCGCCGATACCCGCAAGGCCATATCAAATGACGAACGGCACTGACCCATTTTCATCACGACCACTTTCTCTAGACCTAAAACATCAGGCGCTCTGCTTCTTTGCATCCAGCTATGCACCTCCTCCTCGCAGTTTTGAGACAGATTATTTAGGCTATACGCCTTTGGGACAAAATGTAATTGACAATGAAACTCTCACCATTTGCATGACAGCAGTCGGTCTGGCCTCACTATCCAACATCACCAAATCACGATCAATGCGGCTTGCCGCCCAGGAACAGTATGTACATGCTTTGGCATTAATACACGGCAGGCTACAGAACCAAGAGCATGCGAGATCAATTGTAACCCTCGATGCTGTTATGCTCCTGGGGATGTTTGAG GTGATAGCATGTCGTGGCGCACGATCCCTGCACACTTGGAGAAATCACATGAGTGGAGCAATTGCTTTACTCAAACTCCGCCTGGAAGATCTACCGAATTTTCGAGCATTTATCCAAGTCCGCGCCCAGATT ATTTCCGGTTGCCTTTTATCTGAGACTTATTGCCCTCCTTTGGTTGGAAACCTATTTGAAAATGATCGTCCCAGCATACCCAGTGCCCAAATTATTACGGAGAAACTGACGGGTCTCTTGGCAAAGGTCGCCAATTTGCGCGCTTCCATAAAGGAAGGAGTAGTTTCCTCCCAGTTCGAGATTCTTAGCATGGCTTTGGGCTTAAGAGACCGTCTTCTTTCCTTTGCACAATCGCTGGAGAAGGTTTATCCATTCCACAAGGCTGGGGATCAAGACAGACAATGTGCATTTCTTTCTCCCGAGTTTGTTTATGGAATTCATTTTGACGTATACCCCGACTTTTATGCCGCGAGCATATGGAATGGCTACAGAGCCGGCCGCATTACACTCAGTGCCGCAATCTCAAAGTATTTCTCACAGCTCAACAAGACTTCTTTGCACCACCCAGGCTGGGACGAAATTAAAGCAAAGGTCGGAAATGATATACGCGAAATACAGCAACTCGCGAGGGATATTTGCGCCAGTGTCCCATTCACATTGGGGATGATACACTGGGATTCAAATACGGTTTCCGTTAAGTCTACTAGCACCAATGCACTGGGTGGCTTTTACATGCTGTGGCCACTATACCTTGCGGCTGAGGCGACTGATACAATGCCCGAAATTCAAGCTTGGGCTGCTCGTCAACTCGAATATATCGGACATTCTCTAGGGATTAATCAGGCGTTGTGGATGGCAAGCATAATTAAAGAGAAATCCGCTATAGACGAGGTGTTGGCTTCCGAATCTTTAGCGGATTCGGACTTGTGA
- a CDS encoding uncharacterized protein (EggNog:ENOG410PIQN~COG:D~BUSCO:2312at33183) — MQAPEDDTWISRQENEDAEEETKPAQLASVSEKQLTAKCKPDILTYCPTMDLVALATEDEQVHVFRLNGQKVFGGFARGGGEGLKVKALKWKANGHLLAVGTSDNNVRILSAYSGKTVHVLACKPAPAYGPGVSPRDPGSKLSASICCLGWGVNLTDSKTAARTVEDSQGRVTVEDMLAPETPLSKIPYIKADLPRELALLDIDRSLPKLSTLPSTGDDDDIFSSRASIDSVFHSGNKNSDSVDVLLVGFNDGTIHIRIFDSFEIGSINVRKSFDNSADARALVHASHPMSSTHAFLFATNPRESERLWIFSLDLLFITKSGRYLSVLASKVTQLQNLLRYIKQVQTQIHLEWKNAQDLPGRYLRNINEDLQEKLMCDFVTAAYHLAVTGDCFEPLKEFLVDQVGERGHKRWEKAVLGGYETTRRLIHECLLPALERCSVLLSRLIGLSKFHKLSPVLGLDTTDLKECLATIDCLTLLGHKVMVNSGHELVQFFAFSRWLRYEIDLQGADPLSSTAEELMEKADAIDHAQTLSYIQGALTRSALLDFIQPRTLEPGNNRWRSVDEGGVFYEIYKKILQKLDKRKAGEVVEAPMLSDLTDRLSVQFERVFRRIAETQRRSILERSILSLGKDFGQETVDMTMNYWNDEGTPAVSVFAAARSKTCPFILYLERAVLTTINGVSSTETLLTATISLRQGTIMDVKFVEDGTIMLLWSDGNIPGAKYLIHFPYQPDKDPLFSPKYVKDGNSDQPPPSDQITHLDIFDPRSHHVTFVRHTFPQDKNRDPLRIEVNGRPGRRVVCALYSDRQWYSVFDIDSMDDRDDEEKDASGEEEMGENFDEQADEQRDDIMSG; from the exons ATGCAGGCACCCGAAGACGACACTTGGATATCAAGGCAAGAAAATGAAGATGCTGAGGAAGAAACGAAGCCCGCCCAGCTTGCTTCGGTGTCGGAGAAGCAGTTAACCGCAAAGTGCAAGCCAGATATCTTGACGTACTGCCCTACTATGGACTTGGTCGCGCTTGCGACGGAAGATGAGCAGGTTCATGTTTTCCGGCTGAATGGGCAGAAGGTGTTTGGCGGGTTTGCGCGTGGCGGAGGGGAGGGACTGAAAGTGAAGGCGCTGAAGTGGAAAGCCAATG GTCATCTTCTCGCTGTGGGCACTTCGGATAATAATGTCCGTATTTTAAGTGCGTACAGCGGAAAGACCGTGCATGTTCTGGCGTGCAAGCCGGCCCCGGCATATGGTCCGGGAGTTTCCCCGCGGGACCCGGGCTCCAAGTTGTCGGCCTCGATTTGCTGCTTGGGTTGGGGGGTAAACCTGACGGATAGCAAAACGGCTGCAAGGACTGTGGAAGACTCCCAGGGGCGGGTTACAGTTGAAGATATGCTTGCCCCTGAGACACCGTTATCGAAGATTCCATACATCAAGGCTGATCTACCGCGTGAGTTGGCTTTGTTGGATATAGATCGCTCTCTACCGAAATTGAGCACGTTACCCTCCACGGGGGATGA TGATGATATATTCAGCTCTCGGGCGTCGATTGATTCGGTATTTCATTCGGGCAATAAGAACTCCGACTCTGTTGATGTCTTACTTGTAGGATTCAACGATGGCACTATTCATATACGGATATTCGATTCATTTGAAATAGGCTCTATAAATGTTCGAAAGTCATTTGATAACTCTGCGGATGCACGCGCCCTCGTTCATGCATCCCACCCAATGAGCTCGACACATGCTTTTCTGTTTGCCACCAATCCCCGAGAAAGCGAGCGCCTATGGATCTTTTCCTTGGATCTTCTATTTATCACTAAGTCCGGAAGATATCTCTCTGTGCTGGCCTCTAAAGTGACACAGTTACAGAACCTTCTACGGTATATTAAGCAAGTGCAGACACAAATTCATTTAGAGTGGAAGAATGCCCAAGATTTACCGGGGCGATATCTCAGGAACATAAATGAAGACTTGCAGGAAAAGCTAATGTGCGATTTTGTCACTGCTGCTTACCATTTGGCTGTCACTGGCGACTGCTTCGAGCCTCTTAAGGAATTTCTGGTGGATCAAGTAGGCGAAAGG GGTCATAAACGATGGGAAAAGGCAGTTCTTGGTGGGTACGAAACGACCAGACGCTTGATTCATGAGTGCCTTCTACCAGCGCTAGAGAGGTGCAGTGTTCTCCTTAGCCGCTTGATAGGGCTGTCGAAGTTCCACAAGCTGAGCCCAGTACTGGGCCTGGATACGACAGATCTCAAAGAATGTCTCGCCACAATTGATTGCCTCACGCTCCTAGGACATAAGGTCATGGTAAACAGCGGACACGAACTTGTTCAATTCTTCGCGTTTTCTCGGTGGTTGCGATATGAGATCGACCTTCAGGGCGCGGATCCTCTATCTTCCACTGCGGAAGAACTAATGGAAAAAGCGGATGCAATTGACCATGCGCAAACCTTGAGTTATATCCAAGGGGCTTTGACGCGAAGTGCTTTACTCGATTTTATTCAACCAAGGACACTAGAACCGGGCAATAATCGATGGAGAAGTGTTGATGAAGGTGGTGTGTTCTATGAGATttacaagaagatattaCAGAAGCTGGACAAGCGGAAGGCCGGAGAGGTCGTGGAGGCCCCGATGCTGAGTGACCTTACCGACCGGCTAAGCGTCCAGTTCGAAAGGGTATTCAGGCGCATCGCCGAAACACAACGAAGGAGCATTTTAGAAAGAAGTATCCTGAGTTTGGGCAAAGACTTCGGCCAAGAAACTGTCGACATGACGATGAATTATTGG AATGACGAAGGCACACCCGCGGTTTCAGTTTTCGCAGCAGCGAGATCTAAAACATGCCCTTTCATAC TCTACCTCGAGCGTGCTGTTCTCACCACTATCAATGGGGTGAGCTCGACAGAGACTCTTCTTACGGCGACGATCAGTCTCCGACAAGGCACTATCATGGATGTTAAGTTTGTTGAAGACGGAACGATCATGCTCCTCTGGTCCGATGGAA ATATACCAGGGGCAAAGTACCTCATTCATTTTCCATACCAACCTGATAAGGATCCTTTATTCTCACCCAAATATGTAAAGGATGGCAACTCTGATCAACCGCCGCCATCGGATCAAATCACTCACCTCGACATATTTGATCCTCGATCGCACCACGTGACCTTTGTGCGGCATACATTTCCACAAGATAAAAATAGGGACCCGCTGCGCATAGAAGTAAACGGCCGCCCGGGCAGGAGAGTTGTTTGCGCTCTGTACTCGGACAGACAGTGGTATTCTGTCTTTGACATCGACAGCATGGACGATagagatgatgaagaaaaagacgccagtggagaagaagaaatgggagAGAACTTCGATGAGCAGGCGGATGAACAGAGAGATGATATTATGTCCGGATGA
- a CDS encoding uncharacterized protein (EggNog:ENOG410PZVI~TransMembrane:1 (o14-37i)), protein MQSERDSFDSPEKVGWLMAALFRLYLSYSSGSFRFGWLQKTVDLKVRCRDTTSDKAVFPISSDLLKAIHKCERVTAPEKSRGLPSDWGFSGFMKTAAHQVLDEVPFTQSEEFHGPLFRWLGVGIMINSYPAIKGVQIFIITNGAA, encoded by the exons ATGCAATCAGAAAGGGATTCATTCGATTCCCCGGAGAAAGTTGGCTGGCTCATGGCGGCCCTTTTTCGGCTTTACCTCTCCTACTCGTCAGGCTCGTTCCGGTTTGGGTGGCTACAAAAGACGGTGGACCTCAAGGTGCGTTGTAGGGACACCACTAGCGATAAGGCAGTTTTTCCAATATCCTCGGATCTCCTAAAGGCCATCCATAAGTGTGAGAGAGTTACCGCGCCAGAGAAATCTCGGGGCCTCCCAAGTGACTGGGGTTTCTCTGGCTTCATGAAGACCGCAGCCCACCAGGTTCTAGACGAAGTTCCCTTTACGCAGTCTGAAGA ATTCCATGGCCCACTCTTTAGATGGCTGGGCGTTGGCATCATGATCAATTCCTACCCCGCCATTAAGGGGGTCCAAATCTTCATCATAACCAATGGAGCTGCATAA
- a CDS encoding uncharacterized protein (EggNog:ENOG410PZVI) yields MNEVVWLPEEDRYMAKLIYKEGFLMATVVTFVHGKVRIIQATCNPSETYPTLTLTLRAIYKLGEDNYDKEVAFDVLKWILSPPEPAKQLSLRAKK; encoded by the exons ATGAACGAGGTGGTGTGGCTTCCTGAGGAGGACCGGTATATGGCCAAGCTGATATACAAGGAAGGTTTCTTAATG GCCACGGTCGTGACATTCGTCCATGGGAAAGTACGCATAATCCAAGCGACCTGCAACCCATCGGAAACGTACCCAACGCTCACCTTGACGCTGAGGGCTATATATAAGCTCGGCGAGGACAACTACGATAAGGAGGTGGCCTTTGATGTTCTGAAATGGATTCTCAGCCCTCCCGAGCCGGCCAAGCAGCTCTCCTTGAGAGCAAAGAAGTAG
- a CDS encoding uncharacterized protein (EggNog:ENOG410PQ35~COG:J): protein MAEKRAVFTEKGVPPLPVLSQAVVHNGMIYCSGSLGLDPATKEMVSGGVGQRTAQALQNLKVVLEAGGSSVKNVVKANVFLTSMKDFVEMNKAYESFFADGVKPCRTCVAVKELPFGTDVEIECIAYLDKPHSKL, encoded by the exons ATGGCTGAAAAGCGCGCTGTATTTACGGAAAAGGGTGTTCCACCACTCCCTGTTTTGTCCCAAGCCGTTGTTCACAACGGAATGATATACTGTTCGGGTAGCCTCGGCCTTGACCCGGCCACAAAGGAGATGGTATCGGGAGGAGTTGGCCAAAGAACC GCGCAAGCATTACAGAATCTTAAGGTTGTCCTTGAGGCTGGTGGGAGTAGCGTCAAAAACGTCGTGAAAGCCAACGTGTTTTTGACCTCGATGAAAGATTTCGTGGAGATGAACAAGGCCTACGAGTCTTTCTTTGCAGATGGAGTTAAACCA TGCCGCACCTGCGTAGCAGTGAAGGAACTGCCTTTTGGAACTGATGTTGAGATTGAATGCATTGCATATCT GGATAAACCACATTCAAAGCTCTGA
- a CDS encoding uncharacterized protein (EggNog:ENOG410PNTQ~COG:S~BUSCO:11290at33183), translated as MGMFSSSKSKQSGLRPDSIFSRGLSRRSRSRSPGEGSQQFPRDPRQCSNATLEYPLEDPPAYSPHAETPMPAAALGSDSPYAFLTQFDTVFLIDDSGSMAGRSWRETEAALVAIAPICTDHDADGVDIYFLNHTNPRSSPGTGAYHDVTSPVDVREIFTAVAPRGATPTGRKLGRILKPYLERLEHLVKLHPSASSDTLVRPLNIIVITDGVPTDDVESVVVSAARRLDQLNAQAWQVGIQFFQVGNEPDAAEDLRELDDALAGERGIRDMVDTVPWSPQNGGTLTADGILKVVLGAVHRKYDRRNAAGRRT; from the coding sequence ATGGGCATGTTCAGCTCTTCCAAGTCGAAACAATCGGGCCTGCGTCCGGACTCGATCTTTTCACGCGGATTATCGCGTCGGAGTCGTAGTCGCAGTCCCGGAGAGGGCTCCCAGCAGTTTCCTCGAGACCCTCGGCAATGTTCGAATGCTACCTTAGAATATCCTCTAGAAGATCCCCCAGCTTATTCTCCTCATGCTGAAACACCTATGCCTGCTGCTGCCCTGGGTTCTGATTCACCTTATGCATTTCTAACGCAATTCGACACAGTTTTTCTCATCGACGATAGCGGAAGCATGGCTGGACGTAGCTGGAGGGAAACTGAAGCCGCGTTGGTTGCCATTGCGCCGATCTGCACCGACCACGACGCTGACGGTGTTGATATCTATTTCTTAAATCATACCAATCCGCGCTCTTCTCCGGGCACAGGCGCGTACCATGATGTTACTTCGCCCGTTGATGTCCGTGAGATATTCACCGCCGTGGCCCCGAGAGGCGCAACTCCAACTGGGAGAAAACTGGGACGTATTCTGAAGCCGTACCTTGAGAGGCTGGAGCACTTAGTCAAACTTCACCCTTCTGCCAGCTCGGATACGCTGGTTCGGCCGCTCAACATCATTGTCATCACCGACGGCGTCCCGACTGACGACGTGGAAAGCGTTGTTGTGAGTGCGGCACGGAGATTGGACCAGTTGAATGCCCAAGCATGGCAAGTTGGGATCCAGTTTTTCCAGGTTGGGAATGAGCCCGATGCTGCCGAGGATCTGCGTGAACTCGACGACGCCCTTGCAGGCGAACGGGGTATCCGGGACATGGTGGATACGGTGCCATGGTCCCCACAGAACGGCGGGACACTTACCGCAGATGGTATCCTGAAGGTGGTACTCGGCGCTGTGCACAGGAAATATGATCGTAGGAACGCTGCGGGAAGGAGAACGTAG